Proteins encoded together in one Festucalex cinctus isolate MCC-2025b chromosome 8, RoL_Fcin_1.0, whole genome shotgun sequence window:
- the LOC144023588 gene encoding vesicle transport protein GOT1A-like, whose product MNLRSLCFKQNNSSDFFAITNCRCCIEEGPQGLHSAIILKPTDENVHDVTSCRQRAGNSKDSDRTLQIGIGLVGFGLFFLLFGVLLYFDSVLLAFGNILFLTGLTFIIGLRRTSHFFFQRHKFRGSFFFLGGVSLVLCRWTIIGMLVEAYGFILLFRSFFPMALGFVLSVVNIPFLNAFLQSGSGMV is encoded by the exons ATGAACCTCAGAAGCCTGTGCTTCAAACAGAACAATTCTTCTGACTTCTTTGCCATCACTAATTGCCGCTGTTGTATTGAGGAAGGACCCCAAGGCCTCCACAGTGCCATTATCTT gaaaccaactgacgagaacgtgcatgacgtcacatcctgcagacagagggcgggaaattcgaaggattcggaccggacgcttc AGATTGGAATTGGTCTGGTgggatttggtttattttttctaCTGTTTGGTGTGTTGCTGTACTTTGATTCTGTTTTGCTGGCCTTTGGGAAT attttatttttgacaggtTTAACATTTATCATAGGCTTGAGGAGGACATCTCACTTCTTCTTCCAAAGACATAAGTTCCGAGGGTCATTCTTCTTCCTGGGAGGTGTGTCACTGGTGCTGTGCCGTTGGACAATTATTGGTATGCTGGTGGAGGCTTATGGCTTCATCCTTTTATTCAG ATCTTTCTTTCCAATGGCCCTGGGATTTGTGCTGTCAGTGGTAAACATCCCTTTCCTCAATGCT tttttgcAGAGTGGTTCCGGTATGGTCTGA